Proteins found in one Macrobrachium nipponense isolate FS-2020 chromosome 35, ASM1510439v2, whole genome shotgun sequence genomic segment:
- the LOC135208732 gene encoding trypsin Tyr p 3.0101-like, whose translation MRVFAVLLLTSIIGVDAFVKDKRCDTHDGRCVSSKAAARNCGQTLLVYICPRKKVCCHKSAWNATKKNTGRENKSRGLLSNCQCGVENVAQLPQNVPQDKLPVLQRLQPLDKYSWIVGILNQIIDNEKITCSGAIIADHYVLTAAHCLVDSATGSPATPGDIKVKRLPRHFKFPELGTPVESLVVHENYNHASRENDIGLINLRRRIVGRNVRPICLPADDRQTNVGENDVVAGWKVQNVSTISPSFSRKSTVPVLCKGSLADGTQNTVNLTCEMQAKASDEGPCFGDSGGPLTTKEGDVHTLVGVMSSGTGCGSLETPLTYTKVSQYMDWINDNTMDGKYCTGSVTPPTRDDSN comes from the exons GATGCTTTCGTGAAG GACAAGCGATGCGATACCCACGATGGCAGGTGCGTCTCTTCAAAAGCAGCGGCAAGGAACTGCGGACAAACCTTACTTGTTTATATTTGCCCGAGAAAAAAAGTCTGCTGTCACAAGAGTGCGTGGAATGCCACTAAGAAGAATACCGGTAGAGAAA ATAAAAGTAGAGGCCTATTAAGTAACTGTCAGTGCGGCGTGGAGAACGTGGCGCAACTACCACAGAACGTGCCACAAGATAAATTGCCAGTCTTGCAAAGATTACAACCACTCGATAAGTACTCGTGGATAGTGGGCATCCTGAACCAGATCATCGACAATGAAAAGATCACCTGCAGCGGAGCCATCATCGCGGACCATTACGTCTTGACCGCTGCGCATTGTTTGGTTGATTCAGCCACTGGCAGTCCTGCCACACCAGGGGACATCAAGGTCAAGAGATTACCGAGACACTTTAAATTCCCGGAGTTGGGGACACCAGTGGAGAGTCTCGTCGTCCATGAGAACTATAATCACGCGAGCAGGGAAAATGACATCGGGCTCATCAATCTCAGGAGGCGCATCGTCGGGAGGAATGTCAGGCCCATCTGCCTTCCAGCGGACGACCGCCAGACAAATGTAGGTGAAAACGACGTCGTAGCTGGCTGGAAAGTCCAGAATGTAAGCACCATTAGCCCTAGTTTCTCGAGGAAGAGCACTGTCCCTGTTCTGTGCAAAGGAAGCCTTGCAGACGGTACGCAGAATACAGTGAATTTGACTTGTGAGATGCAAGCGAAAGCGAGTGACGAAGGTCCTTGTTTTGGTGATTCCGGGGGACCTCTGACTACTAAAGAAGGGGACGTTCACACTCTCGTGGGAGTGATGTCTTCCGGCACTGGATGTGGGAGTCTGGAAACGCCACTTACTTACACAAAAGTCAGCCAGTATATGGACTGGATCAATGACAATACGATGGATGGCAAATATTGTACTGGGTCTGTGACTCCTCCTACTCGAGACGATTCCAACTAA